The following are encoded together in the Gilvimarinus sp. DA14 genome:
- a CDS encoding TetR/AcrR family transcriptional regulator codes for MTATDTRTRLLETALKLIWSSNYNSVGVNEICKQAEVTKGSFYHHFESKAELFCQASEHYWDKVRHDLDALLSPLNTPLEQLEGWLKLVLDTKIGDDIDNIPGCAFFSTGNQTSCGEVDINNTLLQMNDRGIKYHIAMLRNLENGGFIAPPEDVEQTARLIQQYMHGFVSHTRLARNLDNARKDLPEGIYRIIGLKPEYWYSAGKPGAQ; via the coding sequence ATGACGGCTACAGACACACGTACACGGTTGCTAGAAACTGCCCTTAAACTGATTTGGAGCAGTAACTATAACTCTGTGGGCGTTAATGAAATCTGCAAACAAGCCGAAGTCACCAAGGGCAGCTTTTACCACCACTTCGAGTCCAAGGCCGAGCTGTTTTGCCAGGCATCTGAGCATTACTGGGATAAAGTTCGCCACGACCTCGACGCCCTGCTGTCGCCGCTTAACACTCCACTGGAGCAACTTGAGGGCTGGCTAAAGCTCGTGCTGGACACCAAAATTGGCGATGATATCGACAATATTCCGGGCTGCGCCTTTTTCAGCACCGGCAACCAAACCAGCTGCGGCGAGGTTGATATTAACAACACCTTGCTACAAATGAATGACCGCGGCATCAAGTACCATATCGCGATGCTGCGCAACCTGGAGAACGGCGGGTTTATCGCCCCGCCCGAAGACGTAGAGCAGACAGCGCGCCTGATACAGCAATATATGCACGGCTTTGTCAGTCATACGCGCCTGGCCCGCAACCTCGATAACGCCCGCAAAGACCTGCCCGAAGGGATTTACCGCATTATTGGCCTGAAGCCAGAGTATTGGTACAGCGCAGGCAAACCTGGCGCGCAGTAA
- a CDS encoding DUF2238 domain-containing protein, protein MSGHQLSSLAWAVVFIAVFLWSAIAPHDYFTWALEVAPAVIGALLLLVTRHQFPLTPLLSVLILIHCIVLMVGGHYTYAEVPLFENLWGSERNNYDKLGHFFQGFVPALLAREILLRRQVVKPGCWLALFVVSLCLAFSAFYELLEWWVALATGENAEAFLGTQGYEWDTQSDMGWALLGAISCLLLLSRWHNRQLTHFI, encoded by the coding sequence ATGTCAGGCCATCAATTAAGTTCGCTCGCCTGGGCGGTCGTATTTATTGCCGTTTTTCTCTGGTCGGCCATTGCCCCTCACGACTATTTCACGTGGGCGCTTGAAGTCGCTCCCGCGGTTATCGGTGCTTTATTATTACTCGTTACGCGACATCAATTTCCTCTCACGCCTTTATTGTCGGTATTAATTTTAATTCACTGCATTGTGCTTATGGTCGGCGGTCATTACACCTATGCCGAAGTCCCGCTGTTTGAAAACCTGTGGGGCAGTGAGCGCAATAACTACGATAAGCTCGGTCACTTTTTTCAAGGCTTTGTGCCGGCGCTGCTTGCCCGTGAAATACTGTTACGGCGACAGGTGGTTAAACCCGGATGTTGGCTGGCGCTATTTGTGGTGTCTTTGTGCCTGGCCTTCAGCGCTTTTTACGAGTTGCTTGAGTGGTGGGTTGCCCTGGCCACTGGCGAGAATGCCGAAGCTTTTCTGGGAACCCAGGGCTACGAGTGGGATACACAGTCGGACATGGGCTGGGCATTACTGGGCGCCATAAGCTGCTTGCTGCTATTGTCCCGCTGGCACAATCGGCAGCTGACCCACTTCATTTAA
- a CDS encoding sodium:calcium antiporter produces MIELLVGSPVMAYVIFAVCTGIILFAGVRITRLADALGKRTGIGSALFGAVLLGGTTSLPGIITSVSTAWQGYADLAVSNAVGGIAAQTTFLIFADIIYRKANLEHAAASLENLVQCTLLIALLSVALVALTGPDVSVFAINPVSIVLVLAYLFGLRLISDTKDQPRWFASKTKETKPESDLPTPGGALSTLWLRFGGYAVAIAVAGYGIGETGIAIAKITGISETVVGTLLTSVATSLPELVTVLFAVRMGALALAVGDIIGGNSFDVLFLAFADFAYRDGSIYHATTRDTGFVLAINVLMSAVLMLGLLRRKRSGVGNIGFEGFMVLGLYALAILVVTQ; encoded by the coding sequence ATGATTGAACTACTGGTGGGATCACCGGTGATGGCCTATGTCATCTTTGCTGTCTGTACCGGCATTATTTTGTTTGCGGGGGTGCGTATTACGCGCCTGGCCGATGCGCTGGGCAAACGAACCGGCATTGGCTCGGCGCTGTTTGGTGCTGTGCTTTTGGGGGGCACTACCTCTTTGCCCGGCATCATTACCTCGGTAAGTACTGCCTGGCAGGGTTACGCCGATCTTGCCGTGAGTAATGCGGTGGGGGGCATTGCCGCACAAACCACGTTTTTAATTTTTGCCGATATTATTTACCGCAAAGCCAATTTAGAGCATGCCGCGGCCTCGTTGGAAAATCTGGTTCAATGCACTTTGCTGATTGCGCTGTTATCGGTCGCTCTGGTGGCGCTTACGGGGCCAGATGTCAGTGTTTTTGCGATTAACCCCGTCTCCATTGTTCTCGTGCTCGCCTATCTGTTTGGCCTGCGACTGATTTCCGATACCAAAGATCAGCCCCGCTGGTTTGCCTCTAAAACCAAAGAGACTAAGCCCGAAAGCGATTTGCCTACCCCGGGCGGGGCGTTGTCAACATTGTGGCTCAGGTTCGGCGGCTATGCAGTGGCGATTGCCGTGGCAGGCTACGGCATTGGTGAAACGGGTATTGCGATTGCCAAAATCACCGGTATCTCGGAAACCGTGGTGGGCACCTTATTAACCTCAGTGGCGACCTCACTGCCCGAACTGGTTACGGTGTTGTTCGCCGTACGGATGGGGGCACTCGCCTTGGCCGTGGGCGATATTATCGGCGGCAACAGCTTTGACGTGCTCTTTTTAGCCTTTGCAGACTTTGCCTACCGAGACGGGTCTATTTACCACGCGACCACCCGAGACACGGGCTTTGTTTTGGCTATTAATGTATTGATGAGTGCAGTTCTGATGCTGGGTCTGCTGCGCAGAAAACGCAGCGGCGTGGGCAATATTGGTTTTGAAGGCTTTATGGTGTTGGGACTCTACGCATTAGCCATTTTGGTTGTGACACAGTAA
- a CDS encoding DUF4112 domain-containing protein, producing MNDSVDGKAQAAQRAEQQAILARLDKFSRLMDSSVRVPFIGFRVGFEAIIGLVPFIGDFAGLLLSSYVLLEAQRAGASTGVKVKIAANMAIDFVGGLVPLVGDIFDAYFKANTRNTKILREHLQKRWEKDSEPPV from the coding sequence GTGAACGACTCAGTGGACGGCAAAGCTCAGGCCGCGCAGCGCGCCGAGCAACAGGCTATTTTGGCGCGGCTGGATAAATTCAGCCGCTTGATGGACAGCAGTGTACGCGTTCCTTTTATTGGCTTTCGCGTGGGCTTCGAGGCCATTATTGGCTTGGTACCCTTTATTGGCGATTTTGCCGGTTTGTTGCTGTCGAGCTATGTACTGCTGGAAGCGCAGCGCGCCGGTGCCAGTACGGGGGTAAAGGTTAAGATTGCCGCTAACATGGCCATAGACTTTGTCGGGGGTCTGGTGCCACTGGTGGGCGATATTTTTGATGCCTACTTTAAGGCCAATACGCGCAACACTAAAATTTTGCGCGAGCATCTGCAAAAGCGATGGGAGAAAGACAGCGAGCCGCCGGTTTAA
- a CDS encoding OmpW family protein, with protein MKCVAVPALFTLSIAATLSAPVSADYQAGDIVVRGGLTSVQPDSDKAGVYVEALGGDTPLSLSVDDNSQLGLNFVYFFNSNLAIELLAATPFSHDVTIHDPQAVSPGVFNTNVDGINLAEVKHLPPTLSALYYFTTQSAFKPYVGAGINYTVFFDEEFTQAPESLGFNNLKLDDSWGYALQVGADFMLGENWLVNASARYIDISTEATFNIGDDITGSSDVDINPMVYSVMLGYEF; from the coding sequence ATGAAATGTGTCGCAGTTCCCGCTTTGTTCACCCTTTCTATTGCCGCCACTTTATCAGCACCCGTATCAGCTGATTACCAAGCTGGTGATATCGTCGTGCGCGGTGGTTTAACCAGTGTCCAACCCGATTCCGATAAGGCCGGCGTGTATGTCGAAGCTTTAGGGGGCGATACGCCGCTGTCGCTGTCGGTTGACGATAACAGCCAGCTGGGTTTGAACTTTGTTTACTTTTTTAACAGTAACCTTGCCATTGAGTTGCTGGCGGCCACGCCTTTTTCTCACGATGTCACCATTCACGATCCGCAAGCGGTATCTCCCGGCGTGTTCAACACCAATGTGGATGGCATTAATCTGGCCGAAGTAAAACACTTACCGCCAACGCTAAGCGCGCTCTATTATTTTACTACGCAGTCGGCGTTTAAACCCTACGTCGGTGCGGGTATTAACTACACCGTATTTTTTGATGAAGAGTTTACTCAGGCGCCCGAGAGTTTAGGCTTTAATAATCTCAAGCTGGACGATTCCTGGGGCTATGCGCTGCAAGTGGGTGCGGATTTTATGCTGGGTGAGAACTGGTTGGTTAACGCCTCGGCGCGCTATATCGATATCTCCACCGAAGCGACATTTAACATTGGCGATGACATTACCGGCAGCAGCGATGTGGATATCAACCCCATGGTGTATTCGGTAATGCTGGGATATGAATTCTAA
- a CDS encoding DsbA family oxidoreductase codes for MPNIQIDIVSDIACPWCAIGYARLEQAMQQVEPEFNFSVQWHAFELNPDHSGEGEHILPALARKYGRSEEDVRATQDEMIQIASGLGVNFDKLQERYTCSTFDAHRLVKWAGKQGKQTEMKQALFEAYFGHAEDVSQPEVLLACVAQVGLDKEAARAVLDSEQYAQTVRDDETRYQQAGVTAVPAFIINQKYLISGAQEPATLAQAFKDISAEADQAEKG; via the coding sequence ATGCCCAACATCCAAATAGACATAGTCTCAGACATCGCCTGCCCCTGGTGCGCCATTGGCTACGCTCGCCTGGAACAGGCCATGCAGCAGGTAGAACCCGAATTTAACTTTAGCGTGCAATGGCACGCCTTTGAGCTAAACCCCGACCACAGCGGCGAAGGCGAACACATACTGCCCGCCCTGGCGCGCAAGTACGGCCGTAGCGAAGAAGACGTGCGCGCGACCCAGGACGAGATGATTCAGATTGCCTCGGGCCTGGGCGTGAACTTTGATAAGTTGCAGGAGCGCTACACCTGTAGCACCTTTGACGCCCACCGGCTGGTTAAATGGGCGGGCAAGCAAGGCAAACAGACCGAGATGAAACAGGCACTGTTTGAAGCCTACTTTGGCCACGCCGAAGATGTTTCCCAGCCCGAAGTGCTGCTAGCGTGCGTCGCCCAGGTGGGGCTTGATAAAGAGGCCGCCCGCGCGGTACTCGATTCCGAACAATACGCCCAGACGGTGCGCGACGATGAAACCCGATACCAGCAGGCGGGCGTAACGGCGGTACCGGCGTTTATTATCAACCAGAAGTATTTAATCTCGGGCGCGCAAGAGCCCGCCACCCTAGCACAGGCCTTTAAAGACATTAGCGCCGAAGCAGACCAAGCGGAGAAAGGTTAA
- a CDS encoding DUF4238 domain-containing protein, translating into MNGRPTIQHWVPRFYLKQFATEETRGTSNPKVWVINKDDSPSEPELVTTRRICGQRFLYTPEGSDGRRDWSLEEYFSGLESGAAEYWEALSSLQLDLSEPEVRSRVAEFLAALHLRNKFVFDLCKGIMEKRDALFGRPRPIQKIAGEEVNDDRPDLTNPGKIFAQSTRDGIPRIKKLFESYRWMILKCEKNVLTTSDVPVTFIDSIPRRSGPGSKDAKAVFPVSPSTLLCMVPREGQPETLCGEVDCAFFQDVNQAIENYAERFVVLGTKDAANQWFQDKLNRTPKA; encoded by the coding sequence ATGAACGGAAGACCCACGATTCAGCATTGGGTGCCACGGTTTTATCTCAAGCAATTTGCGACAGAGGAAACAAGGGGCACTTCAAACCCGAAAGTCTGGGTAATCAACAAGGACGATAGTCCGTCAGAGCCCGAACTCGTTACGACCAGAAGGATCTGTGGACAGCGATTTTTATATACTCCCGAAGGGAGTGATGGCAGACGAGACTGGAGCCTCGAGGAATATTTTTCGGGGTTGGAAAGTGGCGCAGCAGAATACTGGGAGGCACTTTCCAGTTTGCAGCTCGATCTATCAGAGCCAGAAGTAAGGAGTAGGGTAGCCGAATTTCTCGCTGCGCTTCACCTTCGCAACAAATTCGTGTTCGATCTCTGCAAGGGGATCATGGAGAAACGAGACGCACTATTTGGCAGGCCAAGGCCTATTCAGAAAATCGCGGGTGAAGAGGTCAATGATGATCGACCGGACCTGACTAATCCTGGAAAAATTTTTGCGCAAAGTACGAGAGACGGTATCCCAAGAATAAAAAAGTTATTTGAGTCATATCGTTGGATGATCCTGAAGTGCGAGAAAAATGTTTTGACCACCTCTGATGTGCCGGTAACATTCATAGACTCGATCCCGCGCCGGTCCGGGCCCGGATCGAAAGATGCGAAAGCAGTCTTTCCAGTGTCGCCAAGCACGCTGCTCTGTATGGTGCCCCGAGAGGGGCAGCCTGAGACTCTCTGCGGCGAGGTTGACTGTGCTTTTTTCCAGGATGTCAATCAAGCAATAGAAAATTATGCCGAAAGATTTGTAGTTCTCGGGACAAAAGATGCAGCGAATCAATGGTTTCAGGATAAATTAAATAGGACGCCCAAAGCTTAA
- a CDS encoding DUF2959 domain-containing protein, translating into MLISRWFFSSILVVTLAGCQSVYYGAMEKAGVHKRDIMIDRVESAQESQTDAKEQFESALEQYQSIVTIEDQDLVERYEKLNDEYEDSKAAAEEVSERINSVEDVSEALFDEWEDEIDLYSNANLKRQSEAKLRQTKKQYEKLINAMRSAEARMDPVLQVFQDQVLFLKHNLNARAIDSLQGELGNVNTEVAGLIREMEKSIAESEAFISSLKND; encoded by the coding sequence ATGTTAATAAGTCGTTGGTTTTTCAGTTCCATTTTAGTCGTGACTCTGGCGGGCTGTCAGTCGGTTTATTACGGGGCGATGGAAAAGGCGGGGGTTCACAAGCGCGATATTATGATTGACCGTGTGGAGTCGGCACAGGAGTCGCAGACTGATGCCAAGGAGCAGTTCGAGTCTGCGCTGGAACAGTATCAATCTATTGTGACGATTGAAGATCAGGACTTGGTAGAGCGCTACGAGAAGCTCAACGACGAATACGAGGACAGTAAAGCGGCCGCTGAAGAGGTGTCCGAGCGCATTAATTCGGTGGAAGACGTTTCCGAAGCCCTGTTCGATGAGTGGGAAGATGAAATTGATTTGTACAGCAATGCCAACCTAAAGCGCCAAAGTGAAGCCAAGTTACGTCAGACCAAAAAGCAATACGAGAAACTGATTAACGCTATGCGCAGTGCAGAGGCACGCATGGATCCGGTGTTACAAGTGTTTCAAGACCAGGTGTTGTTTCTTAAGCATAACTTGAACGCGCGCGCGATTGACTCGCTGCAGGGTGAGCTGGGAAATGTAAACACTGAGGTTGCCGGGCTGATCCGCGAAATGGAAAAATCCATTGCCGAGTCGGAAGCGTTTATTAGCAGCCTTAAGAATGACTAG
- a CDS encoding efflux RND transporter periplasmic adaptor subunit, translating to MSSLLGLPSRIPVVRSVVSALFSVMALSVAPFAATADDAVAPPPPAVDVLVLEPESVRTWVEFSGRLAPVESAKIRPLVGGVIQKVLFAEGQQVEQGQPLFVIDPRPHQAAVAEAEARLAVAQSRAQLAQDELKRSQQLVNDKLISQSIYDAARSAKHVADADVKQAEAVLSQQQLNLEYAHITAPISGRVSRAELTAGNVVDAGINAPVLTEIVATNQLFAEFNVDEATYIEFVRSVQDPQQMPVKLTLARDSDVVYEGRISSFDNRLDPTSGTIRARAVIDNRDGALTAGMFANVRLGAASINEVLLVPSLAVSTNQSKKFVLVVDDTNTATYREVTLGEYYQGRRVVAAGLSPGERVIVNGLSHVRPNTVVAPREVATEVAAAH from the coding sequence ATGTCTAGCTTGTTAGGTTTACCCAGCCGTATACCGGTGGTGCGTTCAGTGGTGAGCGCCCTGTTCAGCGTGATGGCGCTGTCTGTCGCCCCGTTTGCCGCCACCGCTGACGACGCGGTTGCACCCCCTCCGCCCGCAGTGGATGTATTAGTGCTGGAGCCCGAAAGCGTGCGCACCTGGGTGGAGTTTTCCGGACGATTGGCGCCGGTCGAGAGCGCCAAAATTCGCCCTTTAGTGGGCGGAGTCATTCAGAAGGTGCTGTTTGCCGAAGGGCAGCAGGTAGAGCAAGGGCAGCCTCTGTTCGTGATCGACCCGCGCCCCCATCAAGCCGCTGTGGCTGAAGCCGAGGCGCGCCTGGCGGTCGCCCAATCGCGCGCTCAGTTGGCCCAGGATGAGCTAAAGCGGTCGCAGCAATTGGTCAACGATAAACTGATATCACAAAGCATTTACGATGCAGCGCGCAGTGCTAAGCATGTTGCCGATGCGGATGTAAAACAGGCTGAGGCGGTACTTAGCCAGCAGCAGCTGAACCTTGAGTACGCTCACATTACGGCGCCTATTAGTGGCCGGGTAAGCCGCGCGGAGCTAACCGCCGGTAACGTGGTCGATGCCGGAATTAACGCGCCGGTGCTGACCGAAATTGTCGCCACGAACCAGCTTTTCGCCGAGTTTAATGTGGATGAGGCGACCTACATTGAATTTGTGCGCTCTGTGCAAGACCCGCAACAAATGCCCGTTAAGTTAACCCTGGCTCGCGACAGCGATGTGGTTTACGAAGGGCGTATCAGCTCATTCGATAACCGCCTTGACCCCACCAGCGGCACCATTCGCGCGCGGGCGGTGATCGATAACCGCGATGGCGCCTTGACGGCTGGTATGTTCGCCAACGTTCGCCTGGGCGCGGCATCCATTAACGAGGTGTTACTGGTGCCCAGCCTTGCGGTGAGTACAAATCAGAGCAAAAAGTTTGTGCTGGTTGTGGATGACACTAACACCGCTACCTATCGCGAAGTGACTTTGGGCGAATACTACCAGGGGCGACGCGTGGTGGCGGCGGGGTTAAGTCCCGGTGAGCGCGTGATTGTGAATGGTTTATCCCACGTTCGCCCGAATACTGTGGTCGCTCCGCGAGAGGTAGCCACCGAAGTCGCGGCGGCGCATTAA
- a CDS encoding PD-(D/E)XK nuclease family protein translates to MEGVNKIEAVTERDIDLLLLEELNVSHDFSSWLYSVVTKNYDAPLCTGAWHSISDSSLGESDLVVIYDNGLAILIENKIDAFAQPEQGARYKARGLKGIESALWSSFYTCMIAPSLYLKKEKDASEYSARLSYEEVSNWLKSFNQSDRRAKYRAYILQEAIEQNRRGYTINPDERVTEFWLNYWKLATQKYPELEMKRPGIKPANSDWPDFRPSTLKKGLSIVHKLERGDIDLQIPGFSDNLEYLKNILSDVEVEVVKAGKSAAIRVKVDSLDRFSAFESQKNIVIEGLEAAKKLIEVAKNIEKHI, encoded by the coding sequence ATGGAAGGTGTGAATAAAATCGAAGCAGTAACCGAAAGAGATATTGATCTTTTGCTGCTTGAGGAACTGAACGTATCGCACGATTTTTCTTCGTGGTTATATTCAGTAGTAACGAAGAATTATGATGCTCCGTTGTGTACGGGAGCATGGCATTCGATTTCAGATTCGTCTCTCGGAGAGTCGGATTTAGTTGTCATCTACGATAATGGACTAGCTATTCTCATAGAAAACAAAATTGATGCGTTTGCTCAGCCTGAACAAGGTGCGAGGTACAAAGCGAGAGGTTTAAAGGGGATTGAAAGCGCTTTATGGAGCAGTTTTTATACGTGTATGATAGCTCCTAGTCTATATCTTAAGAAAGAAAAAGACGCCAGCGAGTACAGCGCGCGTTTGAGCTATGAAGAAGTTTCTAACTGGTTAAAGTCGTTCAATCAAAGTGATCGGCGCGCTAAGTATAGAGCTTATATTCTTCAGGAAGCGATAGAGCAAAACCGGAGAGGTTATACGATTAATCCTGATGAAAGAGTTACGGAATTTTGGTTAAACTATTGGAAGCTGGCGACACAAAAATACCCTGAATTAGAAATGAAGAGGCCGGGTATTAAGCCTGCAAATTCCGATTGGCCTGATTTTCGGCCGTCTACGCTCAAGAAAGGACTATCCATTGTTCACAAACTCGAACGTGGTGATATTGATCTGCAAATACCCGGTTTCTCTGATAATCTGGAATATCTAAAAAACATACTTTCTGATGTAGAGGTTGAAGTAGTAAAAGCTGGAAAATCGGCTGCTATCAGAGTTAAAGTTGATTCACTTGACAGATTTTCAGCTTTTGAGTCGCAAAAGAATATAGTTATTGAAGGGTTAGAAGCAGCGAAAAAGCTCATAGAGGTTGCGAAAAATATAGAGAAACATATCTAA